A genomic window from Helicobacter pylori includes:
- a CDS encoding AAA family ATPase, which yields MDKFNKDLNGVLAQALDLALDFNHALCTTEHVLLAVLEHECGARIFNTLEEDDYHKMREILKDYLLQYIPLKNDPAKIPDRSFVLSRVFKKMHASYLESVGVEELLIFMLEHTDCYASKLMDSFGITRSYFKSALLELDHFTDPVLNEAEEAPKNNALKKYAKNLSALAQDNALDPVIGREEEILRVIEILGRRKKNNSLLIGEAGVGKTSIAEALALKIAHKEVPEFLQDYEVYSLDLALMVAGAKYRGDFEKRLKKTIKEIQQNGRIILFIDEIHTLLGAGSSNAGSLDAANMLKPLLTDGSLKCLGATTFEEYRSVFEKDKAFNRRFSIVNVEEPSKEACYLILKKIAPLYEEHHQVRYDESVFKACVDLTSYYMHDKFLPDKAIELLDEVGSRKKINPKKGKKISVDDVQETLALKLKIPKMRLSGDKKALLRNLEKSLKNKIFAQTEAINLISNVIKIQYCGLSSKNKPVGSFLFVGPSGVGKTELAKELALNLDLHFERFDMSEYKEAHSVAKLIGSPSGYVGFEQGGLLVNAIKKHPHCLLLLDEIEKAHSNVYDLLLQVMDNATLSDNLGNKASFKHVILIMTSNVGSRDKDALGFFSAKNTKYDRAIKELLTPELRSRIDAIVPFRALNLEDFERIVWVELDKLKALVLEQDITLNFHKEVVKFIAQKSYQTTLGAREIKKIIHNEIKTPLSDMLLLQSFKKPCKIACLLENNQLVLKEIKRMQKVKENDF from the coding sequence GCCCTTTGCACCACAGAGCATGTGTTATTAGCCGTCTTAGAGCATGAGTGTGGGGCAAGGATTTTTAACACTTTAGAAGAAGATGACTACCATAAAATGAGGGAAATCCTTAAAGACTACTTGTTGCAATATATCCCTTTAAAGAACGATCCAGCCAAAATACCGGACAGGAGTTTTGTGCTATCAAGGGTGTTTAAAAAAATGCATGCGAGTTATTTAGAGAGCGTGGGCGTGGAAGAATTGCTGATTTTCATGCTAGAACACACCGATTGTTACGCTTCAAAACTCATGGATAGTTTTGGTATCACTCGTTCGTATTTCAAGTCTGCTTTATTGGAATTGGATCATTTTACGGATCCCGTTCTTAATGAAGCTGAAGAAGCACCCAAAAATAACGCTCTAAAAAAATACGCTAAAAATTTGAGCGCTTTAGCCCAAGATAACGCTTTAGATCCGGTCATTGGGAGGGAAGAAGAGATTTTAAGGGTCATAGAAATTTTAGGGCGGCGCAAAAAAAATAACTCGCTTTTAATTGGCGAAGCAGGAGTAGGCAAAACCTCCATCGCTGAAGCTTTGGCTTTAAAAATCGCCCACAAAGAAGTGCCGGAGTTTTTGCAAGATTATGAAGTCTATTCTTTAGATTTAGCCTTAATGGTGGCTGGGGCGAAATACAGAGGGGATTTTGAAAAACGCTTGAAAAAAACGATCAAAGAGATCCAACAAAACGGCCGTATCATTTTATTCATTGATGAAATCCACACCCTTTTAGGTGCAGGGAGCAGTAACGCCGGGAGCTTGGATGCGGCGAACATGCTAAAACCGCTCTTAACCGATGGGAGCTTGAAATGTTTGGGAGCGACCACTTTTGAAGAATACCGCAGCGTGTTTGAAAAAGACAAGGCTTTCAATAGGCGTTTTTCTATAGTGAATGTTGAAGAGCCTTCTAAAGAAGCGTGTTACTTGATTTTAAAAAAGATCGCCCCCCTTTATGAAGAGCACCACCAAGTGCGTTATGATGAAAGCGTGTTTAAGGCATGCGTGGATTTAACGAGTTATTACATGCATGATAAATTCTTGCCGGATAAAGCGATTGAATTATTAGATGAGGTGGGATCAAGGAAAAAGATCAACCCCAAAAAAGGTAAAAAAATCAGCGTTGATGATGTGCAAGAAACGCTCGCTCTAAAACTTAAAATCCCTAAAATGCGTTTGAGCGGCGATAAAAAAGCCCTTTTGAGAAACTTGGAAAAATCGCTAAAAAATAAGATTTTTGCCCAAACAGAAGCGATTAATCTCATCAGCAATGTAATTAAAATCCAGTATTGCGGGCTTTCTTCTAAAAATAAGCCTGTGGGGAGCTTTTTATTCGTGGGGCCTAGTGGGGTGGGGAAAACAGAGTTGGCTAAAGAATTGGCCTTGAATTTGGATTTGCATTTTGAACGCTTTGACATGAGCGAATACAAAGAAGCCCATAGCGTGGCAAAGCTTATCGGTAGCCCTAGCGGTTATGTGGGGTTTGAACAAGGGGGGTTATTGGTGAATGCGATCAAAAAACACCCGCATTGTTTGTTGCTTTTAGATGAGATAGAAAAGGCCCATTCTAATGTGTATGATTTGTTGTTGCAAGTGATGGATAACGCCACTTTGAGCGACAATCTAGGCAACAAGGCGAGTTTTAAGCATGTGATTTTGATCATGACTTCAAATGTGGGGAGTAGGGATAAGGATGCACTAGGGTTTTTTAGCGCTAAAAACACCAAGTATGATAGAGCCATTAAAGAGCTTTTAACCCCTGAGTTACGCTCCAGAATTGATGCGATTGTGCCTTTTAGAGCGTTGAATTTGGAGGATTTTGAACGCATTGTTTGGGTGGAATTAGACAAACTCAAAGCCCTAGTGTTGGAGCAAGATATAACTTTAAACTTCCATAAAGAAGTGGTGAAATTTATCGCGCAAAAGAGCTACCAAACGACTTTGGGAGCGAGAGAAATTAAAAAAATCATCCACAATGAAATCAAAACCCCATTAAGCGACATGCTGCTCTTGCAATCGTTTAAAAAACCTTGCAAGATCGCTTGCTTATTAGAAAACAATCAATTGGTTTTGAAAGAAATCAAGCGCATGCAAAAGGTGAAAGAAAATGACTTTTGA
- the panD gene encoding aspartate 1-decarboxylase, with protein MTFEMLYSKIHRATITDANLNYVGSITIDENLAKLAKLREGMKVEIVNINNGERFSTYVILGKKRGEICVNGAAARKVAIGDVVIILAYASMNEEEMNAHKPRIVLVNEKNEILEK; from the coding sequence ATGACTTTTGAAATGCTTTATAGCAAAATCCACAGAGCGACTATCACGGACGCTAACCTCAACTATGTGGGCTCGATCACCATAGATGAAAATTTAGCCAAGCTCGCTAAACTTAGAGAGGGCATGAAAGTGGAAATCGTCAATATTAATAACGGCGAACGCTTCAGCACCTATGTGATTTTAGGGAAAAAAAGGGGTGAAATTTGCGTTAATGGTGCAGCAGCGAGAAAAGTGGCCATAGGCGATGTGGTGATCATTTTAGCTTATGCGAGCATGAATGAAGAGGAAATGAATGCACACAAGCCGCGCATTGTGTTGGTCAATGAAAAAAATGAAATTTTAGAAAAATAA